TAGCGGCCGTTCGCGTCGGTGGTCGCCTTCTGGGTGAGCAGGCGGTAGTCGGACTCGGTGTGCGTGCGCTTCTGCAGCAGCCGGATCGTGCGCCCGGCCATCGGCCTGCCCTGGTCGTCCCTGAGGTAGCCGGTGACCCGGAACTCGTCGTCCGCGATGGCCGGCCCCTGGGTGTCCCAGAAGACCCCGGTGGACCGGCTCAGGGCGAGGGTCAGCGTCGGCGTCACCGCGGCCCCGGCCCCGCCGGCCGGGAGGACGACCACGCCGAGACCGAGGACCACGCCCAGCAGCAGCGTGAGCAGGCGACGCGGACGGCGGGCGGCGGTGCGGTTCATGGGCGGAGACTAACCCCGCCTTGCCGTGCCCACCTAGGCTGCCGTCTCGTGACGCCACGATGACCGCCCCCGACCGCAACCGAGCCAGGGACGGGTTCGTGCTGGGGTTCGCCGCCTATGCCATGTGGGGCGCCTTCCCGCTCTACTGGCCGCTGCTCGAGCCGGCCGGCGCGGTCGAGCTGCTGGCCCACCGGGTGGCCTGGTCGGCCCTCGTCATGGCGGTCCTGGCCGTGGCGCTGCGCAAGCGGGAGGGCCTGGCCCGCGTGGTGCGCGACCGCCGCGTCCTGCTCCTGCTGCTCGCCGCGGCGTGCGTCATCTCGGTCAACTGGGGCGTCTACATCTGGTCGGTGAACCACGAGCACGTCGTGGACGCCAGCCTCGGCTACTTCATCAACCCCCTGGTCACGGTGCTCATGGGCGTCCTCGTCCTGGATGAGCGCCTGCGGACCCTGCAGTGGGCCGCGCTCGCGGTCGCCGGGGGCGCCGTGGTGTGGTTGACGCTCGCCGAGGGCCGCGCGCCGTACATCGCCCTGACGCTGGCGTTCTCGTTCGGCACCTACGGCCTGCTGCGCAAGAAGGCAGACGTCGGTGCGGTCGAGGGCCTCACGGTCGAGACGTTCCTGCTGGCTCCGCTGGCCGTGGCCTACCTGGTGTGGCTGCAGGCCTCCCGCGACGGGCGGGCCTTCTCGGAGGGCCCGGGCCACTTCGGGCTCCTGGCCACGGCGGGACTGGTCACGGCCCTGCCGCTGCTCTGCTTCGGCGGTGCGGCCACGCGGGTGCCGCTCACCACGCTCGGCCTGCTGCAGTACGTCGCCCCGACGCTGCAGTTCGTGCTCGGCACCACCGTCGGCGGCGAGTCGATGTCGGTCTCGAGGTGGGTCGGCTTCGCGGTCATCTGGGCCGCTCTGGTGCTGTTCAGCCTCGACTCCGTGCGGTCCCGTCGCCAGTCGCGGCTCGTGGTCGAGGCCTCGGCGGCCTGACCCTCACGACTGGCCCGGGGGGCCGGTCGGACCGCCGGCCTGCCAGGCCTGGAAGCGCCTGATGCCGAGCGCGACGACCTGCCAGGCGAGCACCGACATCGTCCCGAAGAGCAGGCCGCCGGTGGCACCGGCGACGTAGTCGCCCGCGGAGTTGGAGAACTCCAGCGAGGTGATCAGCCCGCCCCACAGCAGCACCGCGGCGAGCCAGACCACGGCCCACGCGAGGCGCCGGGCACCCCTGCCCGCGACCCGGGCCCGCGCCAGGAGGAAGCCGGCCGGGACGACGTAGGCCGTGCCGACGACCGTCACCAACCAGGCCCCGGTCAGCGTCGGGACGGCGAGCCAGACAACACCCGAGAGCAGGTTGCTCACCAGCACGGGTCGGTCGTGGGCCATCGCAGCCTCAGGCCGTGCGGGTCGCGATCACGCCCGCGAAGTCGACCAGGGCCTGCTTCACGGGCCCCTCGGGCACCACGGTCAGCAGGTCGATCGCGCTGTTGGCCAGCTGCAGGACGTAGCGTCGCGCCTCACCCATGGCGGGGTGGGCCCGCATCAGGGCCAGCGCCTCGGCGTGCCGGGCGTCGTCGGTCAGAGGCGCGGACAGCAGCTCGCGCAGGCGCGCGTCGGCCGGGTCGGTCGACCGCAGCGCCATCAGGGTCGGCAGCGTCGGCACGCCCTCGCGGAGGTCGGTGCCGGGGGTCTTGCCGGAGACGTCGGAGTCGCTGCCCAGGTCGAGGATGTCGTCGGAGAGCTGGAAGGCGGTGCCCACGCGCTCGCCGTAGCCCGTGAGGGCCGCGACGACCTCGGGCGGGCAGCCGGAGAACATCGCGCCGTAGCGCGCGGAGGTCGCGATCAGCGACCCCGTCTTGCCCCCCACCACGCGCAGGTAGTGGTCGAGCAGGTCCTCGCCGGGCCGCGGCTCGCGGGTCTCCAGGATCTGGCCCTCGACCAGCCGGCTGAACGTCTCGGCCTGGATGCGGACCGCCTCGGCCCCGAGCCGAGCGGTGAGCTCGGAGGACTTCGAGAACAGCCAGTCCCCCGCCAGGATCGCGACGTGGTTGTCCCAGCGCACGTTGGCCGAGTCGGCCCCGCGCCGCAGGTCCGCCTCGTCCATCACGTCGTCGTGGTAGAGCGAGGCCAGGTGGGTCAGCTCGACCACCGACGCGGCGGTGAGCACGTCCTCGTTGATCCCCTCGCCCGCCTCGGCGGCGAGCAGCACCAGCATCGGGCGGAACCGCTTGCCGCCGGCGTGGAGCAGGTGGCGGCACGCCTCGGTGATGAAGTCGGCCTCGGAGCGGATCTCCGCCTCGAGCCGCTCCTCGACGGTGAGCATGCCGCGGACGAGGCGCTCACGGAGCGCCGCGTCCACCACGGGGAGAGCCAGCGGCACGTCCTGGGCGGGGGTCATCGGTTGGCCGGTCTCACCGGATGAACGACCCCGCGTTGCCGGCGAGGTCGAGGATCGGACCCGGGACGATGCCGAGCAGGAGGGTGGCCGCGAAGCCGACCGCGATCACGACGGCGGTCAGCACCGACGGCATGGCGATGGTGGGCCCCTCGCCGACCGGGTCGGCGAAGTACATCTGCACGATCACGCGGAGGTAGAAGAACGCCGCCACCGCCGACAGGACCACCGCGATCACCACGAGCGGGACGGCCCCGCCCTGGGCGGCCGAGGTGAACACCGCCCACTTGCCGGTGAAGCCGCTGGTCAGCGGGATGCCCGCCATGCCCAGCAGGAAGAACGACATCACCGCCGCCACCAGCGGCGCCTCCTTGCCCAGGCCCGCCCACCGGCTGAGGTGGTTGGCCTCGCCGCCGGCGTCGCGCACCAGCGTCACGATGCCGAACGCACCGACGGTCATGAAGCCGTAGGTCACCAGGTAGAACAGGACGGCCTGCAGCGATGAGATCTGGACCGAGTCGGGGCCGCCGGAGTAGAGGCCGACGAAGCCGACCAGCACGAAGCCCGCGTGCGCGATCGAGGAGTAGGCCAGCATGCGCTTGATGTCGCTCTGGACCAGGGCGAAGAGCGAGCCGACCACCATCGTGGCGATCGCGACCGCCCAGATCATCGGGGTCCAGTCCTCGCGGGCGCCACCGAAGCCGACGTAGAACAGGCGCAGCAGGGCACCGAAGGCCGCGATCTTGGTGCACGCGGCCATGAAGCCGGTCACCGCGGTCGGGGCGCCCTGGTAGACGTCGGGGGTCCAGGAGTGGAACGGCACGGCGCCGATCTTGAACAGCAGGCCGACCGCCAGCAGCGCGATGCCGCCGAGCAGCAGCCCCTCGCCACCGACGCGGCCGGAGACCGCCTGCGAGATCGCGGCGAAGTCGGTGGCGCCGGCGTAGCCGTAGACCAGCGCGACGCCGTAGAGGAAGAAGCCCGAGCTGAAGGCGCCGAGCATGAAGTACTTCAGCGCTGCCTCCTGGCTGAGCAGCCGGCGGCGACGGGCCAGCCCGCAGAGCAGGTAGAGCGGCAGCGAGAAGACCTCGAGCGCGACGAACATCGTGACCAGGTCGTTGGACGCCGCGAAGAGCATCATGCCGCCGACCGAGAACATCAGCAGCGGGAAGACCTCGGTGTGCTCCAGGCCCTGCGAGGACGCCTGGCGCTCGGCCTCGGTGCCGGGCAGCGCGGCCGCCTGGCCGGCGAAGGCGGTGACGCCCCCGTCGAGCTGCCGCTCGGCGAAGAGCAGCGCGCTGAGCAGCGAGAGCACGAGGAGCAGGCCCCAGACGAAGACCGACGGACCGTCGACCGCGATCGCGCCCATCGCGGCGATCGCACCACGGGCGCCGTCGTACTCCTTCAGGTCCCGCGCGACGAGGACGGTCATGACCAGGGCGCCGACCGTGCCCAGCACCGTCACGGCGGTCTGCAGCAGGTAACGGCGCTCGCGCGGGGCGAAGGCCTCGACCAGGACGCCGACCAGCGCGACGCCGAAGACCACCAGGAGCGGGGAGAGCTCGAAGTACTCCAGCTTCGGGGTGTCGAACGCGTTCACTCGTGCGCCTCCTCGGCAGCAGGGACGTCACCGGGGCTCACGGCCGGCGAGGGGTCGTGGGCGCCGACCTGCGTCAGCGTGGTCTCGACCGCCGGGCTGATCACGTCGATCAGCGGCTTGGGGAAGAAGCCGAAGAAGACGATCAGGGCCAGCAGCGGCGCGAGCGCGGCCACCTCGCGACGGTCGAGGTCGCGGATCGGCGCGACGGCGGGGGTCACCGGGCCGGTCATGGTGCGTTGGTACATCAGCAGGATGTAGAGAGCGGCCAGCACGATGCCGAAGACCGCGAAGACGGCGTACCACCAGTTGTGCACGAAGGCGCCGGTCATCACCAGGAACTCCGAGACGAACGGCGAGAGGCCCGGCAGCGACAGCGACGACAGGCCGCCGACCAGGAAGATGCCGGCGAGCACCGGAGCGACCTTCTGGACCCCGCCGAAGTCCTGGATCTGCCGCGAGCCGCGGCGCGCGATGAGGTAGCCCGTCACCAGGAACAGCACACCGGTCGAGAGGCCGTGGTTGAACATGTAGAGCGTCGAGCCCACCTGGCCCTGGCTGTTCATCACGAAGATGCCCAGCACGATGAACCCGAAGTGGGACACCGAGGTGTAGGCGATCAGGCGCGGGATCGACTTCTGCGCGATCGCGACCAGGCCGCCGTACAGCACGCTGATGACGGCCAGCGTGAGGACGACCGGCGTCGCCCAGCGCGAGGCCTCGGGGAACAGCTCCAGGCAGAACCGGATCATCCCGAAGGTGCCGATCTTGTCGAGGATGCTCACCAGCAGCACCGAGGTGCCGGGCGTCGCCTCGTCGGCGGCGTCGGGCAGCCAGGTGTGCACCGGCACCATCGGCGCCTTGACCGCGAAGGCGATGAAGAAGCCGAGGAACAGCCAGCGGCCGGTCGAGGTGCTCACGTCCTGCATCAGCGGGTGCAGGTCGGAGAGCAGGTAGGTCGGGGTGCCCCCGTTGAGCTTGGCCGACTGGACGTAGAGACCCACGACCGAGGCCAGCATCACCAGGCCGCCGAGGAGGCTGAAGATCAGGAACTTGACCGCGGCATAGGTGCGGCGCGGGCCGCCGTACCCCCCGATGAGGAAGTAGATCGGGATCAGCGTCGCCTCGAAGAACACGTAGAACAAGAACACGTCGACCGAGGAGAAGACACCGATCGCCAGGCCCTCGAGCGCCAGGATCCAGGCGAAGAAGGCGTTGGTGGACCATCGGCCGACGTCGGCGTCGCGCCAGGAGGCGACGATCACGACGGGCACCAGGATCGTGGTCAGCAGCACCAGCACCAGGCCGGTGCCGTCCACGCCGAGGGCGTAGTGGGCGCCGAAGGCGCTGATCCACGCGTGGGTCTCGGTGAGCTGGTAGCCCTTCTCGCCGGTGTCGAACTGCAGCGCCACCGCGATCGAGAGCGCGAAGGTCAGCACCGAGAAGCCGAGGGCCGCCTGCCGTCCGATCGTGCCGTGCTTGGGCATGGCCATCACGACGATTGAGCCGACGATCGGCAGCAGGAGTGCTGCGGTCAGCCAGGGGAAGCTCATGTCAGGTTCACCGCCAGGAGGGCCCCGAGCACGAGCGCCGCGCCGAGGAGGAGGGACAGGGCGTAGGAGCGGACGTAGCCGGTCTGGATGCGCCGGAAGGTGCCGGACATGCCCATCGCGGAGGAGCCGGTGCCGTCGACCACTCCGTCGACGATCGTGTCGTCGAAGCGGGCCAGCCCCTCCACCATCGTGTTGCCGGGCCGCATCAGCACCGCCTCGTTGAACGCGTCGCCGTAGAGGTCGGCGCGAGCCGCGCGGGTGGCGAACGAGACCTTGGCGGGCGCCTGGCGCGGGATGTCGCGCTTCATGACCAGCAGCCACGCCACGGCGATGCCGATCGCGACCGTCACCAGGACGATGAGCGTGTAGGCGATCGCGGGCAGCGGGAGGTCGTGCTCCGGCTCCTCGCCCACCACCGGCGCGAGGAAGTCGGTGATCCACCCGCCGACGAGAAGCAGGCCGCCCAGGGCGGACAGCGCGGCCAGCACCATCAGCGGCACGGTCATCACCTTGGGCGACTCGTGCGGGTGCACGCCCTCGGACCAGCGCTTCTCGGAGACGAACGTCAGGATCATCAGCCGCGTCATGTAGAACGCGGTGATGCCGGCGCCGACCAGCGCGGCGGTGCCGGCCCACCAGCTCTGGCCGAACGCCGTCTCGATGATCTTGTCCTTGGACCAGAACCCGGAGAAGCCCGGGAAGCCGATGATCGCGAGGTAGCCCATCGCGAAGGTCAGGAACGTGATCGGCACGGCCTTGCGCAGCCCGCCGTAGTGCCGCATGTCGACGTCGTCGTCCATGGCGTGCATCACCGAGCCGGCGCCGAGGAACATGTTGGCCTTGAAGAAGCCGTGGGTCAGCAGGTGGAAGATCGCGAACGCGTAGCCCGCGACCCCGAGGCCGGCGGCCAGCATCATGTAGCCGATCTGGCTCATCGTCGACCCGGCCAGCGCCTTCTTGATGTCGTCCTTGGCGCACCCGATGATCGCGCCGAAGAGCAGCGTGACGACGCCGACGATCATCACCGCGGTGCGGCCCACCTCGGTGCGCTCGAAGATGAAGTTCGAGCGGACCACGAGGTAGACGCCGGCGGTGACCATGGTCGCGGCGTGGATCAGCGCGGAGACCGGGGTCGGACCCTCCATCGCGTCGAGCAGCCAGGACTGCAGCGGCACCTGGGCCGACTTGCCGCAGGCGGCCAGCAGGAGCAGCAGGCCCAGGACGTTCAGCGTGGTGTCCGACGCCCCGCCGGCCAGCTCGGAGACGCCGACGAACTGCACGGTGCCGAAGGTCGCGAAGAGCAGCATCGCCGCGAGTGCCATGCCGATGTCGCCGACGCGGTTGACCACGAAGGCCTTCTTGGCCGCGACCGCGGCGCTGTTGCGGTGCTGCCAGAACCCGATGAGGAGGTACGACGCGAGGCCGACCCCCTCCCAGCCGAGGAACAGGCCGAGGTAGCCGTCGGACAGGACCAGCACGAGCATCGAGGCGACGAACAGGTTGAGGTAGGCGAAGAACCGGGCCCGCCGCTCGTCGTGCTCCATGTAGCCGATGGAGTAGACGTGGATCAGGAAGCCCACGCCCGTGATCAGCAGGACGAACAACGCCGACAGCGGGTCGTAGAGGATCCCGAGGTCGACCTTGAACCTGCCCGCCTCGAACCAGGTCCACAGGTGGCTGCCGAGCTGGCGGTCACCCTCGTCGCGGCCCAGCAGGCCGACGAAGGCCAGCAGTCCGACCAGGAACGACAGGCCGACCGTGGCGGTGCCCAGCAGGTGGGCCCAGGCCGACGTACGCCGGTTGCCCAGGAGCAGGATCGCGGCGGCGCCGAGCGCCGGGAGCGCGATGACCAGCCACAGCACGTCGTACACCCCGCCACCGGAGGTGGGGTGGACGACCGGCACCGCGCCGGAGCCCTCGGACAGGAAGAGGTTCGCCATGTGTCTCAGTCGCTCCTCAGTACTTCAGCAGGCTCGCGTCGTCGACCGAGGCCGAGCGGCGGGTGCGGAAGATCGTCATGATGATCGCCAGGCCGACGACCACCTCAGCCGCGGCGACCACCATCACGAAGAAGGCGGTCACCTGCCCGTCGAGGTTGCCGTTGACCCGGGAGAACGTGACCAGGGCCAGGTTGCTGGCGTTGAGCATGAGCTCGACGCACATGAACACCACGATCGCGTTGCGTCGCGTGAGGACGCCGATGCAGCCGATCGTGAACAGGATCGCCGAGAGGGTCAGGAAGGGTGTGGCGCTCATCGGCGCGCCTCCTCGTCGTCGCCGGTGGTGAGCTCGGTGACGTCGTCGGCCAGGTCGGCAGTGGACTGCACGTTGCCGCGCGCGGCCAGGACCCGCGAGACCGAGAGCTCCGAGGCGGTGCCGTCGGGCAGCAGGGCCGGGGTGTCGACCGCGTTGTGGCGGGCGAACACGCCGGGGCTGGGCAGCGGGCCGACGTGCTTGCCGTGGTCGGCGTAGTCGCGCATGCGCTGGCGGGCCATGTCGGCCTGGCTGAGCTTGGGCGTGAGCCGCTCGCGGTGGGCCAGGACCATCGCGCCGAGCGCGGCGGTGATGAGGAGGGCCGAGGTCACCTCGAAGGCGAAGATGTACTTGCTGAACAGCAGCTGGGCCAGGCCCGGCACGTTGCCGCCCTTGTTGACCTCGTCGAGCCCGACGATCGCGCCGACCGACGTCTGCGCGACGCCGAGGGCGAGGAGCAGGCCGAAGACCAGGCCGACGACCGCCGCCATGAGGCGCTGCCCGCGGATCGTCTCCACGACCGAGTCGCCGGCATCGACGCCGACCAGCATCAGCACGAAGAGGAACAGCATGAGGATCGCGCCGGTGTAGACGATGATCTGCGTCGCGAAGAGGAAGGGGGCGTCCTGCACGAGGTAGAGGATCGCCAGCCCGACCATCACGACCGCCAGCAGCAGGGCGGCGTGCACGGCCTTGCGCACGAAGAGGATGCCGAGCGCGGCCAGGACCATGAACGGCGAGAGGATCCAGAAGGCGATCACGACTTGAACTCCCCTCGGTAGTAGTCGCCCTCGTCGTCGCCGAGGCGCATCGGGTGCGGCGGCTGCTCCATGCCCGGCAGCAGGGGGGCGAGCAGGTCCTTCTTCTCGTAGATCAGGTCCATGCGGTTGTCGTCGGCCAGCTCGTACTCGTTGGTCATCGTGAGCGCACGCGTCGGGCACGCCTCGATGCACAGGCCGCACAGGATGCAGCGCAGGTAGTTGATCTGGTAGACGCGGCCGTAGCGCTCACCGGGCGAGAAGCGCTCGTCCTCGGAGTTGGAGGCCCCCTCGACGTAGATCGCGTCGGCCGGGCACGCCCAGGCGCACAGCTCGCAGCCGATGCACTTCTCGAGGCCGTCGGGCCAGCGGTTGAGCTGGTGACGACCGTGGAACCGCGGCGCGGTCGGCTTCTTCTCCTTGGGGTACTGCTCGGTGACGACCTTGCGGAACATCGTCCGGAAGGTCACCCCGAACCCGGCGACCGGGTCCCAGAACTGCTCTTTGAGGGTCGGCATCAGCTCTCCTGGTTCGAGGTCTGGTGGCTCACGGTCCGGCCGGTCACGGAGTAGGCCGGCGCGGTCATCGGCGGGACGGGGTAGCCGCCGGCGTAGGGGTCGAAGGCGTCCGCGGTCTCCTCGTCGGCCTCCTCCTCGTAGTCGCCGCCGAAGAAGAAGGCCACCAGGGTGATCGCCGCGACCACGCCGATCGCGATCAGCAGGGTCTGCCGGTCGACGCCCCCGTCGAGGGTCATCGCGCGGATCGTCGCGACCGCCACGATCCAGCCCAGCGAGATCGGGATGAGGCGCTTCCAGCCGAACGCCATGAACTGGTCGTAGCGCAGCCGCGGCAGCGACCCGCGCAGCCAGATGAAGAAGAAGATGAAGACCAGGACCTTGCCCATGAACCACAGGAACGGCCAGTAGTCCTGGTTGGCGCCGTCCCACAAGCTGATCGGCCACGGTGCGCGCCAGCCCCCGAGGAACAGGGTCGTGGCCAGGGCCGAGACCGTCGCCATGTTGATGTACTCGGCGAGGAAGAACAGCGCGAACTTCAGCGAGGAGTACTCGGTGTGGAAGCCGCCGACCAGCTCGCCCTCGGCCTCCGGCAGGTCGAACGGCGCGCGGTTGGTCTCCCCCACCATCGCGATCACGTAGATCACGAACGACGGCACGAGGATCAGCCCGAACCAGATGTCCTTCTGGGCCTCGACGATCTGCGAGGTCGACATCGAGCCGGCGTAGATGAAGACCGCGACCAGCGCCAGGCCCATCGCGACCTCGTAGGAGATCATCTGCGCCGAGCTGCGCAGGCCGCCCAGCAGGGAGTACGTCGAGCCGGAGGACCAGCCGCCGAGCACGATGCCGTAGATGCCGACCGACGAGATCGCCAGGATGAACAGCACGGCGACCGGCATGTCGGTCAGCTGGAGCTGGGTCGTGGTGTCGGTGAACGGGATGCGCACCTCGGGGCCGAACGGGATCACCGAGAAGGCGACGAAGGCCGGCACCACCGACAGCACGGGCGCGAGGATGAAGACGATCTTGTCCGCCGCCTTGGGCGTCAGGTCCTCCTTGAGCGCCAGCTTCACCCCGTCGGCGAGGCTCTGCAGCAGGCCGAACGGGCCGTGCATGTTGGGGCCGATGCGGTGCTGCATCCGGGCCACCACGCGCCGCTCCCACCAGATGTTGAACAGCGTGAGCAGCACGAGGACCACGAAGATCATCAGCGCCTTGAGCAGCACCACCCACAGCGGGTCGTTGCCGAAGGGACCGTTGAGGTCGGCCTCCCCTGCCTTGGTGAAGATCAGGTGGGTCACCGGACTCCCTCCAGAGTGGCCTCGGCCAGGGAGAGCGTGACGCTCCCACCCGACGCGACGCCGAGGTCTCGGCGCAAGTGCACCCCGCCGGCGGCGGTGGGCGCCCACACCACGTGGTCGTCGAGGTCGGCGACCTCGGCGGGCAGGACGACCGACCCGCGCGGGCCGCCCAGCTCGACCGAACCGCCCTCGACCAGGCCGAGACGGTCGGCCGTGGCGCGGCTGACCAGCACCACCGTCGGCGGTCCGCTGGCCTTGTAGAACTCGTCGCCGTCCTGCATCGGGCCGTCGCCGATCATCGACTTCCAGGTGGCGAGGACCAGCGTGGTCTCGGCGGGCTCGGCCACCGGCTCCGGCGCCACGCTCGGGGCCTCCGCACGGCCGCCGTCCCACGCCCCCAGCTCGTCGAGCTCGGCCGCGGCACCCTCCGGGGTGCGGAAGCCGAGGTGCGCGCCGAGCTCATCGGCGATGCCGGCCAGGGCGCGGACGTCGGGGATGGCGTTGGAGGTGGTGAGGACCTTGCCGAACGGGCGGACCCGGCCCTCCCAGCTGGTGAAGCTGCCCGCCTTCTCGGCGGGCGGTGCGACCGGCAGGACCACGTCGGCCAGGGCGGTCACCGCGCTCTCGCGCAGCTCGAGGCTGACCACGAAGCCGGCGGCCTCGACCGCGGCGCGCGCGGCGGCCGGGTCGGCCAGGTCGTCGAGCTCCACGCCGGCGACGACGAGGCCGGCGAGGTCGCCGCTCGCGGCGGCGGCCAGGATCGCGTCGGTGTCGCGGCCGGGGGCGGACGGGACGGTCGTGCCCCAGACGGTGCCGACGTCGACCCGCGCCGAGGCGTCGCCGACCGGGCGGCCGCCCGGCAGCAGGGTCGGCAGGGCACCGGCGTCGAGGGCGCCGCGGTCGCCCGCGCGCCGCGGGACCCAGGCCAGCCGGGCCCCGGTCTGCGCCAGGAGCACGCTGACCGCGCTCAGAGCGCCCGGGACGCTCGCCAGGCGCTCGCCGACGAGGATCACTCCCCCGGCGTCGAGCGCGAGCTCACCGTCGTGGCCGAGCCGCTCGATCGCGGCCGGCTCCTCACCGGGCGCCGTGCGTACGACGGTCGCGGACAGCTTGGCCAGGCCGCGCGAGGTGTGCGGGGCGACCGCGAAGACGCGCGGGCCACCGGCACGGACGGCCTTGCGGAGCCGCAGGAACAGCGAGCCGGCCTCCTCCTCGGGCTCGAGGCCCAGCAGGAGCACCGCACCGGCCCGCTCGAGGTCGGCGTAGGTGACCCCGAGGCCGGTGCCGGCGACGTGGGCGCCGAGGAACTGCGTCTCCTCGGCCGACAGCGGACGGGACCGGAAGTCGACGTCGTTGGTCTCCAGCGCCACCCGGGCGAACTTGGCGTAGGCGTAGGCGTCCTCGCGGGTGAGCCGGCCGCCGGTCAGGACCCCGACGCCGCCGTTGCGGCGGGCGTGGGCGAGGCCACGGGCGGCCACGGCGAAGGCCTCGGGCCACGAGGCCGGGCGCAGCTCACCGGTCTCCTCGTCGCGCACCTGCGGGTGCGTGAGGCGGTCGGTGGCGGTGGCGTAGCCGAAGGCGAAGCGGTCCTTGTCGGAGATCCACTCCTCGTTGACCTCCGGGTCGTTGCCCGACAGCCGCCGGACGACCTTGCCGCGCCGGTGGTCCACCCGGATGGCCGACCCGCACGAGTCGTGCTCGGCGACCGACGGGGTCGAGACCAGGTCGAAGGGGCGGGCGCGGAAGCGGTACTGCGCCGAGGTGAGCGCGCCGACCGGGCAGATCTGGATCACGTTGCCCGAGAAGTTGGAGCGGTAGGGCTCCTGCTCGTAGATGCCGACCTGCTGGAGCGCGCCACGCTCGATCAGCGCGATGAACGGGTCGCCGGCGATCTGCTCGGAGAAGCGGGTGCAGCGGGCGCACAGCACGCAGCGCTCGCGGTCGAGCAGCACCTGGGCGCTGATGTTGATCGGCTTGGGGAAGGTGCGCTTGACCTCGACGAAGCGCGTCTCGCCGCGTCCGTTGGTCATCGCCTGGTTCTGCAGGGGGCACTCGCCGCCCTTGTCGCACACCGGGCAGTCGAGCGGGTGGTTGATCAGCAGCTGCTCCATGACCCCGTGCTGCGCCTTGTCGGCGATCGGGGAGCTGAGCTGGGTGTTGACGACCATCCCCTCGGAGACCGTCATCGTGCAGGAGGCCTGGGGCTTCACGCGACCGGGCGGGCCCATCATCGTGCGGGGCTCCCCGTCCGGACCGGGCAGGGCGACCTCGACGAGGCACTGGCGGCAGGCGCCGACCGGCGCGAGCAGCGGGTGGTCGCAGAAGCGCGGGATCTGGATGCCGACGGTCTCGGCCGCACGGATCACCAGGGTCCCCTTGGGGACGCTCACCTCGATGCCGTCGATGGTGAGGGTGACCAGGTCGGTCTTGTCGACGTCGCTCTTCGAGCCAGCCGTCACGGTCATGCGCGTGCTCCCGCGGTCGCGAACAGGGTGGAGGCCACCGGGTCGAAGGGGCAGCCGCCGCGCTCGAAGTGCGCGAGGTACTCCGCCCGGAAGAACTGGATCGACGAGGCGATCGGGCTGACCGCGCCGTCGGCCAGGGCGCAGAACGACCGGCCCAGGATGTTGTCGCACTGGTCGAGCAGCTGCTCGAGGTCGTCCTCGGTGCCGATGCCCTTCTCGAGCCGCGCGAGGACCTGGACCAGCCACCAGGTGCCCTCGCGGCACGGGGTGCACTTGCCGCAGGACTCGTGCTTGTAGAACTCGGTCCAGCGCAGCACCGCCCGGACGACGCACACGGTCTCGTCGAAGATCTGCAGCGCCTTGGTGCCGAGCATCGAGCCCGCGGCGCCGACGCCCTCGTAGTCCAGCGGGACGTCGAGGTGCTCGGCGGTCAGCAGCGGCGTCGAGGACCCGCCGGGGGTCCAGAA
This genomic window from Nocardioides marmoribigeumensis contains:
- the nuoL gene encoding NADH-quinone oxidoreductase subunit L, yielding MANLFLSEGSGAVPVVHPTSGGGVYDVLWLVIALPALGAAAILLLGNRRTSAWAHLLGTATVGLSFLVGLLAFVGLLGRDEGDRQLGSHLWTWFEAGRFKVDLGILYDPLSALFVLLITGVGFLIHVYSIGYMEHDERRARFFAYLNLFVASMLVLVLSDGYLGLFLGWEGVGLASYLLIGFWQHRNSAAVAAKKAFVVNRVGDIGMALAAMLLFATFGTVQFVGVSELAGGASDTTLNVLGLLLLLAACGKSAQVPLQSWLLDAMEGPTPVSALIHAATMVTAGVYLVVRSNFIFERTEVGRTAVMIVGVVTLLFGAIIGCAKDDIKKALAGSTMSQIGYMMLAAGLGVAGYAFAIFHLLTHGFFKANMFLGAGSVMHAMDDDVDMRHYGGLRKAVPITFLTFAMGYLAIIGFPGFSGFWSKDKIIETAFGQSWWAGTAALVGAGITAFYMTRLMILTFVSEKRWSEGVHPHESPKVMTVPLMVLAALSALGGLLLVGGWITDFLAPVVGEEPEHDLPLPAIAYTLIVLVTVAIGIAVAWLLVMKRDIPRQAPAKVSFATRAARADLYGDAFNEAVLMRPGNTMVEGLARFDDTIVDGVVDGTGSSAMGMSGTFRRIQTGYVRSYALSLLLGAALVLGALLAVNLT
- the nuoK gene encoding NADH-quinone oxidoreductase subunit NuoK, which produces MSATPFLTLSAILFTIGCIGVLTRRNAIVVFMCVELMLNASNLALVTFSRVNGNLDGQVTAFFVMVVAAAEVVVGLAIIMTIFRTRRSASVDDASLLKY
- the nuoH gene encoding NADH-quinone oxidoreductase subunit NuoH; translated protein: MIFVVLVLLTLFNIWWERRVVARMQHRIGPNMHGPFGLLQSLADGVKLALKEDLTPKAADKIVFILAPVLSVVPAFVAFSVIPFGPEVRIPFTDTTTQLQLTDMPVAVLFILAISSVGIYGIVLGGWSSGSTYSLLGGLRSSAQMISYEVAMGLALVAVFIYAGSMSTSQIVEAQKDIWFGLILVPSFVIYVIAMVGETNRAPFDLPEAEGELVGGFHTEYSSLKFALFFLAEYINMATVSALATTLFLGGWRAPWPISLWDGANQDYWPFLWFMGKVLVFIFFFIWLRGSLPRLRYDQFMAFGWKRLIPISLGWIVAVATIRAMTLDGGVDRQTLLIAIGVVAAITLVAFFFGGDYEEEADEETADAFDPYAGGYPVPPMTAPAYSVTGRTVSHQTSNQES
- the nuoI gene encoding NADH-quinone oxidoreductase subunit NuoI, encoding MPTLKEQFWDPVAGFGVTFRTMFRKVVTEQYPKEKKPTAPRFHGRHQLNRWPDGLEKCIGCELCAWACPADAIYVEGASNSEDERFSPGERYGRVYQINYLRCILCGLCIEACPTRALTMTNEYELADDNRMDLIYEKKDLLAPLLPGMEQPPHPMRLGDDEGDYYRGEFKS
- a CDS encoding NADH-quinone oxidoreductase subunit J, encoding MIAFWILSPFMVLAALGILFVRKAVHAALLLAVVMVGLAILYLVQDAPFLFATQIIVYTGAILMLFLFVLMLVGVDAGDSVVETIRGQRLMAAVVGLVFGLLLALGVAQTSVGAIVGLDEVNKGGNVPGLAQLLFSKYIFAFEVTSALLITAALGAMVLAHRERLTPKLSQADMARQRMRDYADHGKHVGPLPSPGVFARHNAVDTPALLPDGTASELSVSRVLAARGNVQSTADLADDVTELTTGDDEEARR